Proteins encoded by one window of Xenopus tropicalis strain Nigerian chromosome 6, UCB_Xtro_10.0, whole genome shotgun sequence:
- the LOC100495124 gene encoding uncharacterized protein LOC100495124 yields the protein MDDLYCSEDKQSLKTLLLVANDIGKLKPEVHITFHAVTVLQRCKLFGITNPTDQVKVLLLTIEMSTWQCLSDSIKEGKGNYDETVDELLKILHPFDIGFMAAYKTKQRQNENPLVFANRLWATYHIGKGRTGNRDDSEYKNLLICNAHPKIKAKCGFLIDPQTHAYDEIIVLMQRCFNVLQKRKPLRSRNGGINKLGATGNSFHVNPCISVINKESSHYNDNIQSKVTNINSAQRHAPNRNMQTESQCYTYQTLAFKVHTLDNALKTEHRKHVLREIELQTKINSLRNGISSLQAQNIALQQTTSALQLSHIDAIGKYNTCHAEMVKCKKKLNDLQERYLHLSNVPLKVIKSTQTEHTGENCKIAIVSGYSDVFKKQKHSKYGTQNHDTERHTSDVLDESDTYDLSSLFCQDHNAQLTEVKDNGCVLGTLENMESMNHYGNFPTISDCENWCTFNSGTVNPLGA from the coding sequence ATGGATGATTTGTATTGCAGTGAGGATAAACAGTCTTTGAAGACTTTGTTACTTGTAGCAAATGATATTGGTAAATTAAAGCCTGAAGTACATATTACTTTCCATGCAGTTACTGTCCTGCAGAGATGCAAATTGTTTGGCATTACAAACCCCACTGACCAGGTGAAAGTTTTACTTTTGACAATAGAAATGTCCACATGGCAGTGCTTATCAGACAGTATTAAAGAAGGCAAAGGAAATTATGATGAAACAGTGGATGAATTACTTAAAATATTGCATCCATTTGATATAGGCTTTATGGCTGCATACAAAACAAAGCAGAGACAAAATGAGAATCCATTGGTTTTTGCTAACAGGTTATGGGCAACTTACCACATTGGTAAAGGCAGAACTGGAAACAGAGATGACTCTGAATACAAGAATTTGTTAATTTGCAATGCTCATCCAAAAATTAAGGCAAAATGTGGATTTCTAATAGACCCCCAAACACATGCTTATGATGAGATTATTGTATTAATGCAGCGGTGTTTCAATGTTTTACAGAAACGTAAGCCTTTAAGATCAAGAAATGGAGGTATAAATAAACTAGGTGCAACTGGAAATTCCTTCCATGTAAACCCTTGTATCTCTGTTATAAACAAAGAAAGTAGTCATTACAATGACAATATCCAAAGTAAGGTAACAAACATAAACAGTGCCCAAAGACATGCCCCTAACAGGAATATGCAAACAGAATCTCAGTGTTATACATACCAAACACTGGCTTTTAAAGTACACACCCTAGATAATGCCCTAAAGACAGAACACAGGAAACACGTTCTGAGAGAAATTGAATTACAAACCAAAATTAATTCTCTCAGAAATGGAATAAGTTCTTTACAGGCTCAAAATATTGCTTTGCAACAGACCACCAGTGCACTACAATTGTCCCATATAGATGCAATTGGTAAATATAATACATGCCATGCAGaaatggtaaaatgtaaaaaaaaattaaatgatttaCAAGAAAGATATTTGCATCTTTctaatgttcctttaaaagtaatcAAATCTACTCAAACTGAGCACACTGGGGAAAACTGTAAAATAGCCATAGTCTCTGGTTATTCTGATGTATTTAAAAAGCAGAAACATAGTAAATACGGGACACAAAATCATGATACAGAAAGACATACTTCTGATGTACTAGATGAGTCAGATACATATGATTTAAGTAGCCTGTTTTGCCAAGACCATAATGCACAACTTACAGAAGTTAAAGATAATGGTTGTGTGCTAGGTACTTTGGAAAACATGGAAAGTATGAACCACTATGGAAACTTTCCAACAATTAGTGACTGTGAAAATTGGTGTACTTTTAATTCAGGTACTGTTAACCCTTTGGGTGCATAA